In Chitinophaga sp. H8, the sequence GGAGAATGGCATAAGCAGGGACAAAAGGCCTACGAGATGATGTCCTGTTATGATGGTTTGCTGGAGTTATATCGCCTTACAGGAAATAAAGTGTATAAGACCACAGTGGAAAAGGTTTGGCAGAACATTCTGGACAACGAAATTAATATTGTTGGTTCCGGCTCGGCATCTGAATGCTGGTATGATGGAAAGCGGTTTCAGCAATTTGTAACCAAGCATGCGAATGAAACCTGTGTAACTGTAACCTGGTTAATGCTGAGTGAACAATTACTTAAGCTTACGGGAGAAGCTAAATATGCGGATGCTATTGAACGCTCTTATTATAATGCGTTGCTTGGAGCAATGACTCCTGACGGGTCTAACTGGGGAATGTATACCCCTGCAATGGGCATGAGGTCGTTAGGTTCCGATCAGTGCGGAATGGGACTAAATTGTTGTACAGCGAACGGGCCAAGAGGCCTGTTCGCTATGTTACCATTGGCAGTAATGAGTGGTGAAAACGGGATAGCCATTAATTTCTTTGCGGATGGTCTTTACAAGGTGGAGATGCCCGATAGAAAATTGGTGGAAATAACACAGGAAACAGATTATCCGGTAAATGGAAAGGTGAACATAAAGTTACAAATGCCGGTTGCACAGGAATTCGCGCTTAAAATCCGGATACCAGCATGGAGTACACAAAACTCATTAATAGTGAATGGGCAACCTGTCACTGTTGCTAAAGGCGGTAATTATATTTCGGTAAACAGAAAATGGATATCAGGAGATAAGATCGAACTGGAACTCGACATGAGAGGCAGAATAGAAGAGATGGAAGGAGCCCCTGTTTACAAAGCCATTATGCGTGGTCCCCTCGTACTTGCACGGGACACAAGATGGGCAGGCAACACGGATGTTGACGAAACAATTACCCCGGTTTTAGCAAAGGATGGCACAGTACCCATGGAAGTTATAAAGCAGGGTGTGCAGGGGAATACCTGGATATCAGTTACCATCCCCTGTCTGGTTGGTTCATGGAGATTAGGGGAAGAAGCTATACCCGTAAATCTGACCTTCAGTGACTTTTCATCGGCAGGTAATACCTTTTCTCCGGCTTCACGTTATAGAATCTGGTTCCCGCAATTGATAGGATATGATTGGGGGGGATAAATTCACTGTCATTGCATGGTTTTTCATAAGAATTAGGTACCTTTTGGCCCTAAAAACACCATTATGAATTTCCGTAAAGTAACCCTGACATTATCCCTTTTAAGTCTTACTGCTGTTTTGCATGCCCAGCAAATTAAAGATGGCGAAACACTGGACCTGGATGGTATTGCTGTTACCTTTAATGTGATGAATAAGGAAACGGTAGAGGTAAAAGGCCAAAGCTATGACAGGTATAAAGTGGTAGCTGCTGCTCAAAATAATACGGGTAAGTCGTTTAATATCCGCTTAAAGACCTACCCGGATGTGGGCAGCATTGGAGGGGGTAAAATTGTAGAATTAAATTGTCAGAATGCTACAGGAGCAAGGCTTACATCGAAGAAGCTAGACGTAAATATGGCTACGCATCAGCTAAAAGTAACCTACCTGGCAAAGAATAATGATGGGAAATTGGTAAACAATGAAATAACAGTTCCGGCGGGGTATTTTTTTGATCCGGGACAAAAGGTAGAAAACGATGCTATTTTTATTGTTCCAAAGGGAGAAACACCACAGGTGTCTGTAAGAAAGTTGCTTTAATACACGCAGGAGGAGTATGTAAGATGATAATACCTCTCCGTCTGTTCAATTATTTAAAAACCGGCTTAAAAGTAATATTGAGCCGGTTTTTCTTTGGCCCTTTGTTATGCTTTCAGCAAGCCACCGACAGTTGATATCTTCTTTTAAATACCTAGTACTTACAAAATATTCTGTTTGTACTTTCTTGTATATTCCTTGGCAGTTAAACCCGTTATTAATTTAAACTGGCGATTAAAATGAGAAATATTGTTATAGCCTGTTTCATAGCAGATTTCGGTTATCGTCATTTCGTTCTTTACAAGTAGTTTGCAGGCGTTTAATATGCGGACTTCATTCAGAAATTCAGAGAAGGTTTTTTGTGTACGGGATTTAAAATACCTGCAAAAAGATGATACGGTAAGGTTGGACAGCCTGGCAATTTCTTCTACGGTAATATCATTCGCGTAATTCTTCATAATGTAATTCATGACTTCATTAATACGCTCCGTATCAGCTGTATTAACGGAATTGACATAACCAACGCTGGAAAGCAATTCAAACTCCTCTGTACGGGCAATGGTTTCCAGTACTTTTAAAAACAAAACAAGCCGGTCCATTTCTGTGGCTGCCACTACATCTTTAACAAGCTGAGCTATTTTTTTATGATCAGTTCCTTTTATTAAAACACCTTGCTGGCCTTTTTGAAATAACTTTTTGATGCGTGCGCATTCCGGAAGACTAAAAAAACCTTGCCCTAAAACATCTTCCTTAAAATGGATCACATACACATCCACAAAAAGCTCTTTGTTACCCTGGTAAAAATCATTGTCATTTTTCCATACATGTGGTAGGTTGGAGCTGATAAACATGAGGTCTCCATCTGTAAAGTTGCCTATATGGTTGCCCATAAACCTGATCCCATAGCTTTTTTCCACAAAAATGATTTCATGTTCCGGATGATAATGCCAGGGATAATCCATATAGGGAGTGATTTCCCGTTTCACGGTTATAGACGACGAAAATTGCGTTGGGATTTTCTCAAGCGTAGGCTGCATGTTATACAGTTTCGTTGTAAATAAAATGAATGATACAAATTTTTAATGAAAAGGTAGTGTTATTAATAGAAAATTTAGACGTATTTATTAAACGGATATAATAATAATCTTGCTATTGAAAATCAGGGTATGACGTTTTAGAATATGGCGGCTTGCCAATTTGTTGCATACATTTTATTGATACCAGGAAATGAAAGCACTCAATAATTTCGATAAAAGGAACCGGTTTGTATTTGGGGTAACATTGGTGGCCTCTGTGGGAGGATTTTTGTTTGGGTTTGACCTGGTGATTATTGCCGGGGCCCTGCCATTTCTGGAAAAGGACTTTCACCTTACACCGGCGCTAAAGGGGTTTGCAGTAAGCAGTGCTATATTGGGAGCCATTGCAGGCCCATTATTTGGACTGTGGTTTACAGACAGGATTGGAAGAAAAAAAACGATGATGGTAGCCGCTGTTTTCTTTATGTTGTCCACTGCTGGTACTGCTTTTGCCAGAGGTATTCTGGATTTTGGACTGTGGCGTTTTATGGGAGGAATCGGCATCGGTCTTGCAATGATGTCATCCCCCATTTATATTGCCGAGCTTTCTCCTCCGGAAAAGCGAGGTGTTCTGGTAAATGTTAACCAGCTTTCTAATGTAATCGGCATTAATCTCGCTGTTATCGTAAGTTACTTTTTTTCATTTGATGATATGGGCTGGAGGTGGATGTTTGCCGCACAAGCAGTGCCCGTCTTGTTTTTAATGATGGGCCTGATGATGATCCCGGAAAGCCCCCGTTGGCTGGCTGCTAAAAAGAGATTGCCAGAGGCACTAAAAGTGCTTAAGAGAATAAATACACCCGAAGTAGCTGCGGCAGAATTAGATGCAATGCAGAAAACGCTGGAAACGGAAACGGGCGGGTTACATAACCTGATGCAGCCCGGTTTGCGAAGAGCTTTACTGGTTGGTATTATTATCATGGTCTTTTCCCAGATAAATGGAGTGAATATGATGTTACTGTATGCTCCCAGCATACTGGCCGAGGCAGGCGTTTCTGTTGGATCACATGCTATTCTGAGTTCCATTCCTATTTATGTGTTTATTTTCATTTGTACAATTGCGGCTTTTGGATTAATAAAGCGTTTTAGCAGAAGAGGGCTGCTAATTA encodes:
- a CDS encoding sugar porter family MFS transporter, with amino-acid sequence MKALNNFDKRNRFVFGVTLVASVGGFLFGFDLVIIAGALPFLEKDFHLTPALKGFAVSSAILGAIAGPLFGLWFTDRIGRKKTMMVAAVFFMLSTAGTAFARGILDFGLWRFMGGIGIGLAMMSSPIYIAELSPPEKRGVLVNVNQLSNVIGINLAVIVSYFFSFDDMGWRWMFAAQAVPVLFLMMGLMMIPESPRWLAAKKRLPEALKVLKRINTPEVAAAELDAMQKTLETETGGLHNLMQPGLRRALLVGIIIMVFSQINGVNMMLLYAPSILAEAGVSVGSHAILSSIPIYVFIFICTIAAFGLIKRFSRRGLLITSVCGMCVAHLLMAINLYLHWPPIYTLFPMLLATGAFTLGLAPLSWIIVAEIFPNRSRGKALAIVCFFLYLSSFITAQCFPMLTSWFAGKYNNTAGMYMVFAMICLSCVVFCWKMVPETKGLSLEAITSFWENNTKSNDINSDPVKADQQAIVCK
- a CDS encoding glycoside hydrolase family 127 protein, translated to MIIHEKINKLSIFPVVLLLANILFIAPVFSQSKVNPAVRDELRDGQPLHINGHLGTKLDAAYQNRILSQNDDHLIAPFRSRTENYRWQTEFWGKWFTSAVQAYSYLPQQRLKAILDNTVPQLLKTQTADGYIGNYADEHRLEQWDIWGQKYTLLGLLAYYDLTRNKPALTAACKMADYLINELALRKKSIALQGNYFGMAATSILKPVTMLYERTNEKKYLDFAEEIVRQWELPAGPKLISKAGVNVSKRFPFPAIGEWHKQGQKAYEMMSCYDGLLELYRLTGNKVYKTTVEKVWQNILDNEINIVGSGSASECWYDGKRFQQFVTKHANETCVTVTWLMLSEQLLKLTGEAKYADAIERSYYNALLGAMTPDGSNWGMYTPAMGMRSLGSDQCGMGLNCCTANGPRGLFAMLPLAVMSGENGIAINFFADGLYKVEMPDRKLVEITQETDYPVNGKVNIKLQMPVAQEFALKIRIPAWSTQNSLIVNGQPVTVAKGGNYISVNRKWISGDKIELELDMRGRIEEMEGAPVYKAIMRGPLVLARDTRWAGNTDVDETITPVLAKDGTVPMEVIKQGVQGNTWISVTIPCLVGSWRLGEEAIPVNLTFSDFSSAGNTFSPASRYRIWFPQLIGYDWGG
- a CDS encoding AraC family transcriptional regulator, which gives rise to MQPTLEKIPTQFSSSITVKREITPYMDYPWHYHPEHEIIFVEKSYGIRFMGNHIGNFTDGDLMFISSNLPHVWKNDNDFYQGNKELFVDVYVIHFKEDVLGQGFFSLPECARIKKLFQKGQQGVLIKGTDHKKIAQLVKDVVAATEMDRLVLFLKVLETIARTEEFELLSSVGYVNSVNTADTERINEVMNYIMKNYANDITVEEIARLSNLTVSSFCRYFKSRTQKTFSEFLNEVRILNACKLLVKNEMTITEICYETGYNNISHFNRQFKLITGLTAKEYTRKYKQNIL